The following are encoded in a window of Castanea sativa cultivar Marrone di Chiusa Pesio chromosome 9, ASM4071231v1 genomic DNA:
- the LOC142610361 gene encoding LIMR family protein At5g01460 has protein sequence MGDFNLALVIVAVVVCIIVFIFNVYLLVNYQHPDDANQAYFPKFVVVLGLSVAAISILMLPADVANRQACQHAIYNGACNLTLPMKDLWLAIYILDAVLVFFIIPFAMFYYEGDQDKTVGKRITSALLWVGTTAIVCGLVLGILYGLIGKVDFTVMHLSSSTTSFPNTWDFSSAQPCIGSGTRQCSAYSASASSEKTWTMRTTFPEYVVALATIVGSVLFAIFGGVGIACLPLGLIFSFIRRPKAVITRSQYIKEATELGKKAKELKKAADSLHQEERSGSKGRKWRKNVKAVEKEVLQLEEDVKLLEEMYPQGEKAETSWAMTVLGYLAKLVLGILGLIVSVAWVAHIVIYLLISPPLSPFLNEVFIKLDSVWGLLGTVAFAFFCFYLLLAVIAGAMMLGLRLVFVTIHPMKWGATLMNSFLFNVGLILLCSISVIQFCSTAFAYYAQATAAQEIFGHTLESLRGIRYLYKYNVFQIAFVALAGLTFVYYAAFGWRRKKPSGRFQLSS, from the exons ATGGGAGATTTCAATCTCGCTCTCGTAATCGTCGCGGTAGTTGTGTGCATAATCGTGTTCATCTTCAATGTCTACCTTCTCGTCAATTACCAGCACCCGGACGATGCGAACCAAGCTTACTTCCCCAAATTCGTCGTCGTTTTGGGGCTCTCCGTCGCCGCCATTTCCATTCTCATGTTACCGGCCGACGTGGCGAACCGGCAGGCTTGCCAGCACGCGATTTACAATGGCGCGTGCAATCTCACGCTCCCAATGAAGGATCTCTGGCTCGCAATCTATATTCTCGACGCCGTGCTCGTTTTCTTCATTATCCCCTTCGCTATGTTCTACTACGAAGGCGACCAGGACAA gaCTGTTGGTAAGAGGATCACGAGCGCGTTGCTTTGGGTGGGGACTACGGCGATCGTGTGCGGTCTCGTGCTCGGAATTTTATACG GACTAATTGGAAAGGTGGACTTCACTGTTATGCACCTTTCTTCATCCACTACTTCCTTTCCTAATACGTGGGACTTCTCCAGTGCTCAGCCGTGTATTGGAAGCGGTACACGCCAG TGCTCTGCATATTCTGCAAGTGCTTCATCGGAGAAAACATGGACTATGCGCACTACCTTTCCAGAATATGTTGTTGCTCTTGCTACCATTGTCGGATCCGTACTGTTTGCG ATATTTGGGGGCGTTGGTATTGCTTGCCTGCCATTGGGACTTATATTTTCATTCATCAGGCGTCCAAAGGCTGTTATCACTCGCTCACAGTATATCAAG GAAGCAACCGAACTAGgtaaaaaagcaaaagaattgAAGAAGGCAGCTGATTCACTCcatcaagaagaaagaagtggTTCTAAGGGTAGAAAGTGGCGTAAAAATGTAAAGGCAGTAGAAAAG GAGGTGCTCCAGTTAGAAGAAGATGTAAAGCTTCTTGAAGAGATGTACCCTCAAGGAGAAAAG GCTGAGACTTCTTGGGCCATGACTGTTCTTGGGTACTTGGCAAAACTTGTGTTGGGAATTTTAGG GTTGATTGTTTCAGTGGCTTGGGTTGCACATATTGTCATTTATTTGTTGATTAGTCCTCCTCTGTCTCCATTTCTGAATGAGGTTTTCATCAAGCTGGACAGTGTCTGGG GTCTTCTGGGTACTGTAGCTTTTGCTTTCTTCTGCTTTTACCTTCTGCTTGCGGTGATTGCTGGGGCAATGATGCTTGGTCTGAGATTAGTTTTCGTTACGATTCACCCCATGAA ATGGGGAGCCACTCTTATGAACTCTTTTCTCTTTAATGTTGGTCTTATTCTCCTTTGCTCCATCAG CGTGATTCAGTTCTGCTCTACTGCATTTGCATACTATGCGCAAGCAACTGCAGCACAGGAAATATTTGGCCACACGCTGGAATCTCTTCGTGGAATTAGATATTTGTACAA GTACAATGTGTTTCAAATTGCTTTCGTTGCTCTTGCGGGATTGACCTTTGTGTATTATGCTGCCTTT ggatggagaagaaaaaaacccaGTGGCAGGTTCCAACTTTCTTCTTGA